The following are encoded in a window of Roseimaritima ulvae genomic DNA:
- a CDS encoding sulfatase: MIRLLILLLSIVVSAGSVSAQAADRPNVLLVSIDDLNDWVGCLGGHPQALTPNIDRLAEWGTLFENAHCQSPVCNPSRASMMTGRYPHTTGIYFLSPDLKQAPVLNGVPTLPEVFAANGYKTMATGKIFHGGDKRFFQQYKPSGGFGPRPKKKISQPHGHPLWDWGAFPIDDELMPDMKAAKWAVEQLKQKHDKPFFLGVGFYRPHVPMYVSQKWFDMHPREQIKLPLVRDDDRSDLSQYAIDLTNLQHVSPMHEWVTTAGQWEHAVQAYLASVTFADHCLGLVLDALESSEYADNTIVVLFSDHGFHLGEKQRWAKRSLWEDGTRVPIVIAAPGFPKNQRTVQPAELLDVFPTLLDLAGLPADATQEGQSLVPLMKEPNREWNHPAITSFGPGNYSIRSARYRFIQYLDGSQELYDLRTDPHEWTNLASDSKYQQVLAEHAAWLPKKQHTVLPGNSTGHEAYAAANANMEN, translated from the coding sequence ATGATTCGATTGCTGATACTTCTCCTGTCCATCGTTGTTTCTGCTGGTTCGGTATCGGCCCAAGCGGCTGATCGGCCCAACGTGCTGTTGGTATCGATCGATGATTTGAACGACTGGGTGGGCTGTCTGGGCGGCCATCCGCAAGCCCTGACGCCCAATATCGACCGGCTGGCCGAATGGGGCACGCTGTTCGAAAACGCACATTGCCAGTCGCCTGTCTGCAATCCTTCGCGAGCCAGCATGATGACGGGACGTTATCCGCACACCACAGGCATCTACTTCCTGTCGCCAGACCTAAAACAGGCCCCGGTGCTCAATGGCGTCCCCACGCTGCCCGAAGTGTTTGCCGCCAACGGGTACAAAACGATGGCCACCGGCAAGATTTTCCACGGGGGTGATAAACGTTTCTTCCAACAATATAAGCCGTCCGGCGGATTCGGCCCGCGCCCTAAGAAAAAGATTTCGCAACCGCACGGACACCCGCTGTGGGACTGGGGTGCGTTCCCCATCGATGACGAGCTGATGCCCGATATGAAAGCCGCTAAGTGGGCCGTCGAGCAATTAAAACAAAAGCACGACAAACCGTTTTTCTTGGGTGTGGGTTTTTATCGTCCCCATGTGCCGATGTATGTATCGCAAAAATGGTTCGACATGCATCCGCGTGAGCAGATCAAACTGCCGCTAGTCCGTGACGACGACCGCAGTGACCTGAGCCAATATGCGATCGACCTGACGAACCTGCAGCACGTCTCGCCCATGCACGAATGGGTTACCACGGCCGGCCAATGGGAACATGCCGTGCAGGCTTATCTGGCCTCCGTCACGTTTGCCGATCACTGCTTGGGATTGGTGCTGGACGCGTTGGAGTCCAGCGAATATGCCGACAACACGATCGTGGTATTGTTCTCCGACCACGGTTTTCATTTGGGCGAAAAACAGCGTTGGGCCAAGCGTTCGCTATGGGAAGACGGTACGCGGGTACCGATCGTGATCGCCGCACCGGGTTTTCCGAAGAATCAACGAACCGTGCAACCGGCCGAATTGCTAGACGTTTTTCCGACCTTACTTGACCTGGCCGGCTTGCCTGCCGACGCCACGCAGGAAGGGCAAAGTCTGGTGCCGCTGATGAAAGAACCGAATCGAGAATGGAACCATCCGGCGATCACCAGTTTCGGTCCCGGCAATTATTCCATCCGTTCGGCTCGCTACCGCTTCATTCAATACCTCGACGGCTCGCAAGAACTGTACGACTTGCGCACCGATCCGCACGAGTGGACGAATCTGGCGAGCGACAGCAAGTACCAGCAGGTGCTCGCCGAGCACGCTGCTTGGTTGCCCAAGAAACAGCACACGGTGCTGCCCGGCAATTCCACCGGCCACGAAGCCTACGCGGCCGCGAACGCCAACATGGAAAATTAG
- a CDS encoding GumC domain-containing protein — MLDPVEPEGPISAPSHPTPRKRWRLFLRSWRWTVPTGILLASVAAYATLQTYEPLYQGTSLLEANNGVLYPPGVDPTIPDLAKSEKTVLFDPIVFDPVLADPNMRNAPSLSDPHTAKENLSNNLSVAEAGSGFRMKVCYQDTDREAAAMVCNAIVESYLRQRDGFDHARTRNLERWLEPELQRWENEVEVRQVKVAELNEHLHGKSASAVERELTMNSVMQLGSKLSELETRLAVLDAQLSLDESPDDSPSGDLESLPDAPRVQTDQSRKRERELLAVEVEVVKTRFEEQRSKLKRMRGNSTELEFARAELNVASSVLNKLRTREATIRTETRRGGAVRLLAPATAPQDPVNSPPVKRAALFSSIAFFSPLMLGFLLGFRRDVVTQPR, encoded by the coding sequence ATGCTCGATCCTGTTGAACCGGAAGGCCCTATTTCGGCACCATCCCACCCCACCCCTAGGAAACGTTGGCGCTTGTTTTTGCGTTCTTGGCGGTGGACCGTGCCAACGGGAATCCTATTGGCCAGTGTCGCGGCCTACGCGACGTTGCAAACTTACGAGCCTCTTTATCAGGGAACGTCCCTGTTGGAGGCGAACAATGGCGTGCTGTATCCTCCCGGTGTTGATCCAACGATTCCGGATTTAGCCAAGTCAGAAAAGACCGTCTTGTTTGACCCCATCGTGTTTGATCCAGTACTCGCCGATCCGAACATGCGGAACGCGCCCAGTCTGTCGGATCCACACACGGCCAAGGAAAACCTTTCCAACAACCTATCGGTTGCGGAAGCTGGCTCAGGATTTCGCATGAAGGTCTGTTACCAAGACACGGATCGTGAGGCTGCAGCGATGGTTTGCAACGCCATCGTCGAGTCTTACTTGAGGCAACGAGACGGATTCGACCACGCTCGAACCCGCAATTTGGAGCGATGGCTTGAGCCTGAACTACAGCGTTGGGAGAACGAGGTTGAAGTAAGGCAGGTTAAGGTCGCTGAGTTGAATGAACATTTGCATGGCAAGTCGGCTTCTGCGGTCGAGCGCGAACTCACCATGAACTCAGTCATGCAGCTTGGCTCGAAGCTCAGTGAACTCGAAACGAGGCTTGCAGTCCTCGATGCACAACTGTCTTTAGATGAGTCTCCTGACGACTCTCCATCCGGCGACCTCGAATCGCTACCCGACGCACCACGGGTTCAAACTGACCAAAGCAGGAAGCGGGAGCGTGAACTTCTGGCGGTCGAAGTGGAAGTTGTCAAAACCAGGTTTGAAGAGCAGCGATCAAAACTGAAGCGAATGCGAGGCAACAGTACCGAGTTGGAGTTTGCTCGAGCTGAACTTAATGTCGCTTCCAGCGTACTCAACAAGCTGAGAACGAGGGAGGCGACCATACGGACCGAAACTCGACGGGGCGGGGCTGTGCGATTGTTAGCCCCAGCAACAGCACCACAAGATCCAGTGAACTCGCCGCCAGTAAAACGTGCAGCACTGTTTTCCAGTATCGCGTTCTTCTCGCCGCTGATGCTGGGATTCCTGCTGGGATTCAGACGGGATGTAGTTACCCAACCTCGGTAG
- a CDS encoding sulfatase: MLQPCATATLHAEPVQRPNVVFILADDLGWSDTTLFGTTQFYKTPNIERLAQRGMTFTRAYASSPLCSPTRSAILTGLSPARTGITTPNCHLPQVVLQASAATTGPANKMATTPKSVSRLDTKYHTLAEMFRDHGYATGHFGKWHLGAEPYSPLEHGFDVDVPHWHGPGPAGSYVAPWKFPDFDPNTPNEHLEDRMADEAVAFLESHREEPFFLNYWMFSVHAPFDAKRKLIEQYRQRVDPSDPQRCPTYAAMIESMDDAVGTLLDTLDRLQIADNTIIVFASDNGGNMYNIVKGTPPTSNAPLRGGKATMYEGGVRGPAIVVQPGVVEAGTRSDAVIQSSDFYPTLLDMLSIDAQPGQTFDGISIVPALQGKPLHRDAIFTYFPHSPPVPEWLPPAVSVHQDDWKLIRIFHGGKAGKHRYKLFHLSEDVGEQHDVSAKYPQRVERMDALIEAFLVDTQAVRPQPNSKFDPALYRPELEGVGRIQRGAAKSKRARPTAPPVAGWLPGGTCTLSLHQGTLQVISTGADPYLSYQLPEAFPQQAYALRFTMRSDSKGDGQVFWHEQDVRPAYFRDRSVRFDPIHDGEDHEYTIEFSPAHPVQGIRIDPARGGGKIRISNIRLMTASGDLVHRFKP; this comes from the coding sequence GTGCTCCAGCCTTGTGCGACTGCGACACTTCACGCCGAACCGGTCCAGCGTCCCAACGTCGTGTTTATTCTGGCTGACGATCTGGGCTGGAGCGACACGACGCTGTTCGGAACGACGCAGTTTTACAAGACGCCCAATATCGAGCGGCTGGCCCAGCGTGGCATGACCTTCACGCGGGCCTATGCCTCCAGTCCGCTGTGTTCGCCCACGCGGTCCGCCATCCTCACTGGCCTCAGCCCGGCCCGCACGGGCATTACCACGCCCAATTGCCATCTTCCCCAAGTGGTGTTGCAGGCCTCGGCGGCAACGACCGGGCCCGCCAACAAAATGGCCACGACGCCTAAATCCGTTTCGCGGCTCGACACAAAATATCACACCCTGGCCGAAATGTTTCGCGATCACGGCTACGCCACCGGCCATTTCGGCAAATGGCATCTCGGCGCGGAACCCTATTCCCCTCTGGAGCACGGTTTTGACGTGGACGTTCCGCACTGGCACGGTCCCGGGCCGGCGGGCAGCTATGTCGCGCCCTGGAAGTTTCCCGACTTCGATCCGAACACCCCCAATGAACATCTCGAAGATCGCATGGCGGACGAAGCCGTCGCATTCCTGGAATCGCACCGCGAGGAACCGTTCTTTTTGAACTACTGGATGTTCAGCGTCCACGCGCCGTTCGACGCTAAACGCAAATTGATCGAACAGTACCGCCAGCGGGTCGATCCCAGCGACCCACAGCGTTGCCCTACCTATGCGGCCATGATCGAAAGCATGGATGACGCGGTGGGAACGTTGCTGGACACACTGGACCGTCTGCAGATCGCCGACAACACAATCATCGTGTTCGCATCGGACAACGGCGGCAACATGTATAACATCGTCAAGGGCACCCCCCCGACTAGCAACGCTCCGCTGCGAGGCGGCAAGGCAACGATGTACGAAGGCGGCGTGCGAGGGCCGGCGATCGTCGTTCAGCCGGGCGTAGTCGAAGCCGGGACGCGCAGCGATGCAGTCATTCAAAGCAGCGATTTCTATCCCACGCTGCTGGACATGTTATCCATCGATGCTCAGCCCGGACAAACGTTCGATGGCATCAGCATCGTCCCCGCCCTGCAAGGCAAGCCGCTGCACCGCGACGCTATCTTCACCTATTTCCCGCACAGCCCGCCGGTACCCGAGTGGTTGCCGCCGGCGGTCAGTGTGCACCAAGATGACTGGAAATTGATCCGCATCTTTCACGGCGGCAAAGCCGGCAAACATCGTTACAAGTTGTTTCACTTGAGCGAAGACGTGGGGGAACAACATGACGTGTCTGCCAAGTATCCGCAGCGAGTGGAGCGGATGGACGCGTTGATCGAAGCGTTTTTGGTCGACACCCAGGCCGTTCGCCCGCAGCCCAATTCAAAATTTGATCCGGCACTATACCGGCCGGAGTTGGAAGGGGTGGGGCGAATTCAGCGTGGAGCAGCGAAGAGCAAGCGAGCCCGACCCACGGCCCCGCCTGTCGCCGGCTGGCTGCCCGGCGGCACCTGCACCCTTTCGCTGCATCAGGGAACGCTGCAAGTCATCAGCACGGGAGCCGATCCTTATTTGAGTTACCAACTACCCGAAGCGTTTCCGCAACAAGCTTACGCGTTACGGTTCACGATGCGATCCGATTCCAAAGGGGACGGTCAAGTGTTTTGGCACGAACAAGACGTCCGTCCCGCCTATTTCCGCGATCGCAGTGTACGGTTCGATCCTATTCACGACGGCGAAGACCACGAGTATACGATCGAATTTAGTCCGGCTCATCCGGTACAGGGCATTCGCATCGATCCCGCGCGAGGCGGCGGAAAAATTCGAATATCCAATATCCGTTTGATGACAGCAAGCGGCGATTTGGTGCACCGGTTCAAGCCGTGA
- a CDS encoding DUF6528 family protein, whose translation MSNAILALANCLAFCISICVFAEEASEAKRQYDVPLETSAILMADQADNRIRLYDPRADDTAKSTLWCYPPDDQPPLHYKPTDAKRVKHDGVVYVLAAYHGRVRLVRFHDQELIKDYPSYSSCHSAALLPDGVIVTANSNHGMLRLHRSQDDYSDLELPYAHGVSWDQQHNCLWAVGDFLYRIDYSDGELIVDEKFALPSSPTGHDLFPMREQAKLLVSNNDALFVFDIATEKFSTISELHHIKSASQHADGSIWVSDPRDIAGAASWQSDSLLRVQPNAAEKRYTRETSRFYKARWWQ comes from the coding sequence ATGTCCAACGCCATCCTTGCCCTAGCCAACTGTCTGGCATTTTGCATTTCAATATGCGTTTTCGCGGAGGAGGCGTCTGAGGCCAAACGGCAGTATGATGTGCCGCTGGAAACGTCGGCGATTCTGATGGCAGACCAAGCGGACAATCGCATTCGTTTGTACGATCCGCGGGCCGATGATACCGCGAAGTCGACGCTGTGGTGTTACCCGCCGGATGATCAACCTCCGCTTCACTACAAACCGACTGACGCCAAACGTGTCAAGCACGATGGCGTCGTCTACGTCTTGGCGGCTTATCACGGTCGCGTCCGCTTGGTGCGTTTCCACGATCAAGAACTGATCAAAGACTATCCGTCCTACAGCAGTTGCCATTCGGCGGCACTGCTGCCCGACGGTGTGATCGTGACGGCGAACAGCAACCACGGGATGTTGCGTTTGCATCGTTCGCAAGACGACTACAGCGATCTAGAACTTCCCTACGCTCACGGGGTGTCTTGGGACCAGCAACACAACTGCCTGTGGGCGGTAGGCGATTTCCTCTACCGCATCGATTACTCGGATGGCGAATTGATCGTTGACGAAAAGTTTGCGTTGCCCTCGAGCCCCACCGGACACGATCTGTTTCCCATGCGGGAGCAGGCGAAGTTATTAGTAAGTAATAACGATGCGTTGTTTGTGTTTGATATTGCCACCGAAAAGTTTTCCACGATCTCGGAATTGCATCACATCAAAAGCGCCAGCCAACACGCCGACGGTTCGATTTGGGTGAGCGACCCGCGGGATATCGCGGGCGCAGCGTCTTGGCAGAGCGATTCGCTGCTGAGGGTGCAGCCCAATGCAGCGGAGAAGCGGTACACGCGCGAGACCTCGCGATTCTATAAAGCGCGTTGGTGGCAGTAG
- a CDS encoding transaldolase family protein: protein MSATPTTKPTFATIEPASQASERIKAFVYDQVDRDAAPFKPERDEFWKRLNVTETELWLDSGDIESIDSLWDAQFSGLTTNNTLLNKEVQNGTYDDLVPQTTNLVEQLPEDARVREIAFILNLCHGLNLAQRFGCKVSVELHTDVANDSEATLAFARRCQEICPDSFVVKVPLTPAGLIAIRKLRDENIRVNCTLGFSARQNYVATALARPSFVNVFLGRLNSYVADNQLGDGKLVGEKTALSSQTEVATFTRGLPATDTRQIAASLRDASQLPRLAGIDVITMPAKVAQQAKQTLRQPWKSQLNEQHSVQLAEDRDPARVRIEKLWHVSNAERKFVQKAILSPVASADELKRMAADHGLEDLFPTMADTELQTIAGDGKIPQHHRWEERIERGDLAIDSLMTLAGLASFTASQAELDQRIRKHLH, encoded by the coding sequence ATGTCAGCCACCCCCACCACCAAGCCCACCTTTGCCACCATCGAGCCTGCTTCGCAGGCGTCCGAACGCATAAAAGCGTTTGTGTACGATCAAGTCGACCGCGATGCGGCTCCCTTTAAGCCGGAACGCGATGAGTTTTGGAAACGCCTGAACGTTACGGAAACCGAACTGTGGTTGGACAGCGGCGATATCGAATCCATCGATTCCTTATGGGACGCGCAGTTCAGTGGTCTGACCACCAACAATACGCTGTTGAACAAAGAGGTACAAAACGGAACCTACGATGACTTAGTTCCGCAAACGACCAACTTGGTCGAACAACTGCCGGAGGACGCGCGGGTACGTGAGATCGCTTTTATTTTGAATCTGTGCCATGGATTAAATTTAGCGCAGCGATTCGGCTGCAAGGTCAGCGTCGAACTTCACACCGACGTCGCCAACGACAGCGAAGCTACGCTAGCCTTCGCGCGGCGGTGTCAGGAAATCTGTCCCGACTCCTTCGTCGTCAAAGTACCGCTAACGCCCGCCGGTCTGATCGCGATTCGAAAGCTTCGCGATGAAAACATCCGCGTCAACTGCACGCTGGGGTTTAGTGCTCGCCAAAACTACGTGGCCACCGCCCTGGCTCGCCCCTCCTTCGTCAACGTCTTCCTGGGGCGGCTGAATTCGTACGTTGCCGATAATCAGCTTGGTGACGGCAAACTGGTCGGCGAGAAAACGGCGCTGTCCAGCCAAACGGAAGTCGCCACCTTCACACGTGGCTTGCCGGCCACCGATACGCGGCAGATCGCGGCAAGTTTACGCGATGCGTCCCAGCTGCCGCGTTTGGCTGGTATCGATGTGATCACCATGCCAGCCAAAGTCGCTCAACAAGCCAAGCAGACATTGCGGCAACCATGGAAGTCCCAACTGAACGAGCAACACAGCGTGCAGCTGGCCGAGGACCGCGACCCAGCAAGGGTGCGGATCGAAAAACTTTGGCACGTCAGCAATGCGGAACGTAAGTTTGTGCAGAAAGCCATTCTCTCCCCGGTCGCCAGTGCCGACGAACTGAAGCGGATGGCGGCCGATCATGGTCTGGAGGATCTGTTTCCCACAATGGCCGATACGGAATTGCAAACGATCGCCGGCGACGGCAAAATCCCTCAGCACCACCGCTGGGAAGAACGAATCGAACGCGGC
- a CDS encoding PDZ domain-containing protein — MKNSRWSVISGVGLLMLVAYLPNATGQDAAQDRAQFSPERTRTAPAEREGGIPRSQVVEEAGNDQQGSEEGMPQTRVAPDGGRVQPQWLPPDRQRWKLGVHAYNTDTGVVVTRVVPGSPASRAGIERGDRVVAVSGFQVGWIDDRLYPLGAELQRQAGRRGEVTLLMQNVRNRRLLNLDVKLQGRGVTW, encoded by the coding sequence ATGAAGAACAGTCGATGGTCGGTTATCTCTGGCGTGGGCCTGCTCATGCTGGTCGCCTATCTGCCGAACGCCACGGGCCAGGACGCAGCGCAGGACAGAGCGCAGTTCAGCCCGGAGCGAACCCGTACGGCGCCGGCCGAACGCGAAGGCGGCATCCCGCGAAGCCAAGTGGTGGAAGAAGCCGGCAATGATCAGCAGGGCAGCGAAGAAGGCATGCCGCAGACCCGCGTGGCACCCGATGGTGGACGCGTCCAGCCGCAGTGGCTTCCGCCGGATCGCCAACGCTGGAAACTGGGCGTCCATGCCTACAACACCGACACCGGCGTGGTGGTCACGCGGGTCGTTCCCGGCAGCCCGGCAAGCCGTGCGGGGATCGAGCGTGGGGACCGCGTCGTCGCGGTGAGTGGCTTTCAGGTGGGCTGGATCGATGACCGGCTGTACCCGTTGGGAGCGGAACTACAGCGACAAGCCGGCCGACGCGGCGAGGTCACTCTGCTAATGCAAAATGTCCGCAATCGTCGCCTGCTAAACCTGGACGTAAAACTGCAGGGCCGTGGAGTCACCTGGTGA
- a CDS encoding sulfatase-like hydrolase/transferase, with the protein MFGAKPLQVPDEQTGDHMVVDWAAEQLAAKRDKPLFLAVGLFRPHIPFEVPQKYFDMHPLKDVTLPTVLDNDLDDARVPERQSWHRWVVKNKQWRKFMQGYLASISYTDHQLGRLLDALDASPIKDNTIVVLWSDHGFHIGEKDNWEKFCLWDQTTRVPLFIHVPEQVAGGGSPDGQSTRQPATLTDIYPTLCELAGLPIPPQCDGESLVPQIKDPSQPRNRLSLTSYAFGDAAVPSHAVSDPRYRLIRYDDGFEELYDLKTDPHEFTNLATDPAMAQIKARLAQGFPQQVAPRRRIPLDSPYNRKP; encoded by the coding sequence TTGTTCGGCGCCAAACCGCTGCAGGTCCCCGACGAACAAACCGGCGATCACATGGTTGTCGATTGGGCCGCCGAACAATTGGCGGCCAAACGCGACAAGCCGTTGTTCTTGGCTGTGGGATTGTTTCGGCCACACATCCCCTTTGAAGTGCCTCAGAAATATTTTGATATGCACCCACTGAAAGACGTCACGCTACCCACGGTGCTCGACAACGATTTAGACGACGCCCGCGTTCCGGAGCGTCAATCTTGGCATCGCTGGGTCGTCAAGAACAAGCAGTGGAGAAAGTTTATGCAGGGATACCTGGCCAGCATCAGCTACACCGATCACCAACTCGGCCGTTTGCTGGACGCCCTGGACGCTTCGCCGATCAAGGACAATACGATCGTGGTGTTATGGAGCGACCATGGGTTTCATATCGGCGAAAAAGACAACTGGGAAAAGTTCTGTCTGTGGGATCAAACCACGCGTGTGCCGCTGTTCATCCACGTGCCCGAACAGGTAGCCGGCGGCGGCAGCCCAGATGGGCAAAGCACTCGGCAACCGGCCACGCTGACCGACATCTACCCGACGCTGTGCGAGCTGGCCGGCCTGCCCATCCCACCGCAGTGTGATGGCGAATCCCTGGTGCCGCAAATCAAAGATCCCAGCCAGCCACGCAACCGTCTGTCGTTGACGTCGTACGCTTTCGGAGACGCCGCGGTGCCGTCCCACGCCGTCTCCGATCCGCGTTACCGTTTGATCCGCTACGACGATGGCTTTGAAGAGCTGTACGATCTGAAAACCGACCCGCACGAATTCACCAATCTGGCGACCGATCCGGCGATGGCACAAATCAAGGCTCGCCTGGCCCAAGGGTTTCCGCAGCAGGTCGCCCCACGTCGCAGGATTCCATTGGATTCGCCCTATAACCGCAAACCGTGA
- a CDS encoding sulfatase-like hydrolase/transferase produces MMKLLPILLCVLLCNLPLAIGENAKPNILFIAIDDLNDYISPLDNQAGVKTPNFDRLARRSVTFANAHCAAPVCHASRVSMMTGVHPVTSGLYNNLFKAHGPRWRHESPALTDAVVLSQHFRNHGYHAGPAAARFSTPCSGRPAIRKTIPTPGTITAAIRWIRSPPIGLAPSEFLTPKLG; encoded by the coding sequence ATGATGAAACTGCTTCCAATTCTCCTTTGCGTTCTGCTCTGCAACCTGCCGCTGGCCATTGGCGAAAACGCTAAACCTAATATTCTGTTCATCGCCATCGATGACCTGAACGACTATATTTCGCCTTTGGACAATCAAGCGGGAGTCAAAACGCCTAACTTTGATCGCTTGGCGCGGCGCAGCGTGACGTTCGCCAATGCGCACTGCGCCGCACCGGTCTGTCACGCTTCGCGAGTGTCGATGATGACGGGCGTGCATCCGGTCACGTCGGGGCTATACAACAATCTGTTCAAAGCTCACGGCCCTCGCTGGCGGCACGAATCCCCCGCGCTGACCGACGCCGTGGTCCTCTCACAGCACTTTCGCAATCACGGTTACCACGCGGGCCCGGCGGCGGCAAGATTTTCCACACCCTGCAGTGGACGCCCGGCGATTCGCAAAACGATCCCGACGCCTGGGACGATTACCGCGGCGATCCGCTGGATCCGATCTCCGCCGATTGGCCTCGCCCCAAGCGAATTCCTGACGCCAAAGCTGGGCTGA
- a CDS encoding ISL3 family transposase yields the protein MSELSWIFYDGSMNELHAHYRLLLGLDDQWQVQNVDLQMEANSVVIQLRHSGGKLCCPECQDECSRADTAPTRQWRHLDTMQFETIIEAAIPRSKCDRCGVKTIAVPWAAKHSRFTLMFEAFAIKVLHAASSVSAATKLLKLSWKTAHELMQRGVERGLQRRDTDPIETLGIDEKSFGKGQDYVSLMVDLEGSRVLEVVKDRSETSCDKLFDSLTDEQKSGIRAVAVDFWQAFRNSIVKQVPQAKIVHDHFHISQYLGEAVDLVRRRENKLLRSEGINDLTGTRQLWLYNEETLDDATQKQIEDIRQVAIKTARAWGIKEMFRDFWTYRSGAWAKKFFDRWYAWAIRSKLDPIKKVARMLKKHLAGLLAYFEYSITNAKSEAFNGRVQAIKSAARGFRNFENYRTRILFYCGALKMEPDFSH from the coding sequence ATGTCCGAGCTGTCTTGGATTTTCTATGATGGCAGCATGAATGAACTACATGCCCACTATCGTTTGCTGCTGGGACTTGATGACCAGTGGCAGGTCCAGAACGTTGACCTTCAGATGGAGGCCAATAGTGTCGTCATCCAATTGCGGCACTCTGGCGGCAAGCTCTGCTGCCCCGAGTGCCAGGACGAATGCTCTCGTGCGGATACCGCGCCAACGCGTCAGTGGAGGCACTTGGACACGATGCAGTTCGAGACCATTATCGAAGCGGCAATTCCTCGTTCAAAATGCGATCGGTGCGGTGTGAAAACGATTGCCGTCCCCTGGGCAGCGAAGCACTCTCGATTCACGCTGATGTTTGAAGCTTTTGCGATCAAAGTCCTTCATGCGGCTAGCAGCGTTTCGGCGGCGACCAAGTTACTGAAGCTCTCTTGGAAGACCGCTCACGAGCTCATGCAACGCGGGGTTGAGCGAGGACTACAGCGTCGTGATACCGATCCGATTGAAACCCTGGGCATTGATGAAAAGAGCTTTGGCAAAGGTCAGGACTACGTGTCGCTGATGGTTGACCTGGAAGGATCGCGAGTGCTGGAAGTCGTCAAAGACCGCAGCGAGACATCTTGTGACAAACTCTTTGACAGTCTCACCGATGAGCAAAAATCGGGCATTCGGGCAGTCGCCGTGGACTTCTGGCAAGCTTTTCGAAACAGCATTGTCAAACAAGTTCCCCAGGCGAAGATCGTTCACGACCATTTCCACATCAGCCAATACCTCGGCGAAGCGGTCGATCTGGTTCGACGCCGAGAGAACAAACTGCTCCGAAGCGAAGGCATTAATGACCTGACGGGTACGCGTCAACTTTGGCTCTACAACGAGGAGACTCTTGATGATGCCACGCAAAAGCAAATCGAAGACATTCGGCAAGTCGCGATCAAGACGGCACGTGCGTGGGGAATCAAGGAGATGTTTCGTGACTTCTGGACATACCGCAGCGGCGCTTGGGCGAAGAAGTTCTTTGACCGTTGGTACGCATGGGCCATTCGTAGCAAACTCGATCCGATCAAGAAGGTTGCGAGAATGCTCAAGAAACACCTCGCCGGCTTGCTGGCCTATTTCGAGTACTCCATCACCAATGCCAAAAGTGAGGCCTTCAACGGTCGAGTGCAGGCCATCAAGTCGGCGGCCCGCGGCTTTCGCAACTTCGAGAACTACCGCACCCGCATCTTGTTTTATTGTGGGGCCCTAAAGATGGAACCCGATTTCAGCCACTAA